Proteins co-encoded in one Gossypium arboreum isolate Shixiya-1 chromosome 11, ASM2569848v2, whole genome shotgun sequence genomic window:
- the LOC108472564 gene encoding homeobox-leucine zipper protein HAT22-like, with product MGIDDACNTGLVLGLGFSSTLETPSKANNNQTPKKSSMSMAAASFEPSLTLGLSGQIYIVNDNNKKIDVNKGGGYLHNHEEPGSGDLYRQASPHSAVSSFSSGRVKRERDLSCEEVEVEKNSSRVSEEDEDGVNARKKLRLTKDQSALLEESFKQHSTLNPKQKQALAKQLNLRPRQVEVWFQNRRARTKLKQTEVDCEFLKKCCETLTDENRRLQKELQELKALKLAQPFYMHMPAATLTMCPSCERIGGVSDGSSKNPFSVLPSKPHFYNRFTNPSAAC from the exons ATGGGtattgatgatgcatgtaatacAGGCCTTGTTCTTGGGTTAGGCTTTTCATCAACCCTGGAAACTCCATCCAAGGCCAACAACAATCAAACTCCCAAGAAATCATCTATGTCCATGGCAGCAGCAAGTTTCGAGCCATCGCTGACGTTGGGGTTATCCGGTCAGATATACATAGTTAATGATAATAACAAAAAGATTGATGTGAACAAAGGAGGTGGTTATCTTCACAACCATGAAGAGCCTGGCTCCGGTGATTTGTACCGTCAGGCTTCTCCCCATAGTGCTGTTTCTTCGTTTTCTAGTGGTAGGGTGAAAAGGGAAAGAGACCTTAGCTGCGAAGAAGTGGAGGTAGAGAAGAATTCCTCCAGAGTTAGTGAAGAAGATGAAGACGGTGTTAATGCTAGAAAGAAACTCAGGCTCACCAAAGACCAATCTGCTTTGCTCGAGGAAAGCTTCAAACAGCATAGCACTTTAAATCCT AAGCAAAAGCAAGCTTTAGCAAAGCAATTAAACCTGAGGCCTAGACAGGTTGAAGTATGGTTCCAGAACAGGAGAGCCAG GACCAAGCTTAAGCAAACTGAGGTAGATTGTGAATTCTTGAAGAAGTGTTGTGAGACACTAACAGATGAAAATAGGAGACTGCAAAAGGAGCTACAAGAACTCAAGGCACTGAAACTGGCTCAACCCTTTTACATGCACATGCCAGCGGCTACTCTCACCATGTGTCCATCTTGTGAAAGAATCGGCGGTGTTAGCGATGGCAGTTCCAAGAACCCATTTTCAGTATTGCCTTCAAAGCCTCATTTCTATAATCGCTTCACCAATCCTTCTGCAGCATGTTGA